In one window of Carcharodon carcharias isolate sCarCar2 chromosome 14, sCarCar2.pri, whole genome shotgun sequence DNA:
- the LOC121287199 gene encoding protein LKAAEAR1-like — MSEKEIKTNGLISEIDIKANVNLEKTVSQQTILKGLQKAAPNAQKYPKIGAFIIPGPDALLDCNQQLERKKRQNLIGQLKAAESHNRIQSMRLRYQKMRAEEINHLISSQPTARKAIRLEALLPPWHEKINLKDTLEKLERKRVEEIMNDEAGLTINRII, encoded by the exons ATGTCCGAGAAGGAAATCAAAACGAATGGCTTAATTTCAGAAATTGATATTAAAGCCAATGTTAATCTAGAGAAAACAGTTTCTCAGCAGACAATTCTTAAGGGACTCCAGAAAGCTGCACCAAATGCTCAGAAATACCCAAAGATCGGAGCTTTTATTATTCCTGGACCAGATGCACTTCTTGATTGCAATCAACAATTAGAAAGGAAAAAGCGTCAAAATCTTATTGGACAGCTAAAGGCTGCTGAATCGCACAACAGGATACAGAGCATGAGATTACGTTACCAAAAAATGAGA GCTGAAGAAATAAATCATTTAATATCATCTCAACCAACGGCCAGAAAGGCTATCCGACTAGAAGCCCTTCTTCCACCATGGCATGAAAAAATTAATCTCAAAGATACCTTGGAGAAACTGGAG AGAAAAAGAGTGGAAGAAATCATGAACGATGAAGCAGGACTGACAATAAATCGAATTATTTAA